One genomic window of Helicobacter canis includes the following:
- the argF gene encoding ornithine carbamoyltransferase produces the protein MRHFLTLKDFSKAELYEIITLAFVHKHAKSHYRDFVPPHLRTASLRDKNVALIFEKPSTRTRVSFEAGINQLGGRAIVLMGKDTQIGRGEPISDTARVLSGMVDMVMVRTFCQETLEELARFSTIPVINGLTDSYHPAQVLADVLTMLECGFYLDDFAPYYAEFIGHNPNAPKLPARVGSPIVAYIGDGNNMAHSWLNCAAILGLEFRLATPKGYEAKEHICASATELAKHSQATITYTNDPIAAVRNAHIIITDTWVSMGQEEQKQRKLRDFAGFCVDSTLMGYADSKAIFLHCLPAYRGYEVSEEVIESAQSKVWLEAHNRLYIQQGIMLWLLAQSN, from the coding sequence ATGCGACATTTTCTCACACTCAAAGATTTTAGCAAAGCGGAGTTGTATGAGATCATCACGCTAGCTTTTGTGCATAAGCACGCCAAGTCTCATTATAGAGACTTTGTGCCGCCACATTTGCGCACAGCTAGCTTGCGCGATAAAAATGTCGCCTTAATTTTTGAGAAGCCCTCTACTCGCACGCGCGTGAGCTTTGAAGCAGGGATCAATCAGCTAGGGGGCAGGGCGATTGTGCTTATGGGCAAAGATACGCAAATCGGGCGAGGTGAGCCAATCAGCGATACAGCAAGAGTGCTTAGCGGTATGGTAGATATGGTGATGGTGCGGACATTTTGCCAAGAGACTTTAGAAGAGCTAGCGCGCTTTAGCACGATCCCTGTGATCAATGGACTCACAGACTCCTACCACCCAGCCCAAGTGCTAGCAGATGTGCTGACAATGCTAGAATGTGGATTCTACCTTGATGACTTTGCTCCCTATTATGCGGAATTTATAGGACATAATCCCAACGCCCCCAAGCTCCCTGCTCGCGTAGGATCCCCCATAGTCGCCTATATCGGTGATGGCAATAATATGGCGCATTCGTGGCTTAATTGCGCGGCGATTTTGGGGCTAGAGTTTCGGCTTGCCACGCCTAAGGGCTATGAAGCTAAAGAGCATATTTGTGCATCTGCCACAGAGCTTGCCAAGCACTCACAAGCTACAATCACCTATACCAACGACCCTATTGCAGCAGTTAGAAATGCGCATATCATCATCACCGATACTTGGGTATCAATGGGGCAAGAGGAGCAAAAGCAGCGTAAATTGCGCGATTTTGCAGGCTTTTGTGTTGATAGCACGCTTATGGGCTATGCGGATTCTAAGGCGATATTCTTGCACTGCTTGCCAGCATATCGTGGCTATGAGGTGAGTGAAGAAGTCATCGAGAGTGCGCAGAGCAAAGTGTGGCTAGAAGCGCACAATCGACTTTATATCCAACAAGGAATTATGCTATGGCTACTAGCTCAAAGCAACTAA
- a CDS encoding NAD(P)H-dependent glycerol-3-phosphate dehydrogenase, protein MMISVCGGGAWGSALAFALAHKQEVRIFSRRKLDDKWGTPFGIRQVSLEEACEAELIVIAISVAYLREFLATMPKNPRAFYLFASKGIEEQSGAFVHQIAAEFMDPKNICALSGPSFAKEVRQCLPCAVAIHAQDPRIAQSFSTAFPSFMKMYVGDDLVGAEIAGAYKNVIAIAGGISDGLGLGNNAKAALLARGLVEMERFGRVFGAKTETFLGLSGSGDLFLTAGSTLSRNYRVGLGLAQGKSLQSVLEEIGEVAEGVRTARAIHTIATRKDIYTPIVNEVVQILNGKPCREGILALMAQRD, encoded by the coding sequence ATGATGATTAGTGTATGTGGTGGTGGAGCGTGGGGCAGCGCGCTGGCATTTGCTCTAGCGCATAAGCAAGAGGTGCGGATCTTTTCACGGCGCAAGCTAGATGATAAGTGGGGGACACCCTTTGGCATTAGGCAAGTGAGCCTAGAAGAAGCGTGTGAAGCGGAGCTTATAGTGATCGCCATTAGCGTGGCGTATCTGCGTGAGTTCCTTGCCACAATGCCCAAAAACCCACGCGCATTCTATCTCTTTGCCTCAAAGGGCATAGAGGAGCAAAGTGGGGCATTTGTGCATCAAATCGCGGCGGAATTTATGGATCCTAAGAATATCTGCGCGCTTAGTGGTCCAAGCTTCGCCAAAGAAGTGCGCCAGTGCCTGCCCTGTGCCGTGGCTATCCACGCGCAAGATCCGCGCATAGCACAGAGCTTTAGCACAGCATTTCCTAGCTTTATGAAAATGTATGTAGGCGATGATTTAGTAGGCGCGGAAATCGCAGGAGCATACAAAAATGTCATAGCCATTGCCGGCGGGATAAGCGATGGCTTAGGGCTTGGCAATAATGCTAAAGCCGCCTTGCTTGCTCGTGGGCTTGTGGAGATGGAGCGATTTGGGCGAGTGTTTGGGGCAAAGACGGAGACATTTTTAGGTCTCTCTGGCTCGGGGGATTTGTTTTTGACAGCTGGCTCTACACTCTCGCGCAACTACCGCGTGGGGCTAGGGCTTGCGCAAGGTAAGTCGCTGCAAAGCGTGCTAGAAGAAATAGGCGAGGTAGCTGAAGGAGTGCGCACCGCACGCGCTATCCACACAATCGCCACACGCAAAGACATCTACACACCCATTGTCAATGAAGTGGTGCAAATCCTAAATGGCAAGCCGTGTAGAGAGGGGATTCTAGCCCTTATGGCACAAAGGGACTAG
- a CDS encoding DUF2603 domain-containing protein has product MATSSKQLNAAQIFHSNNLAKASKISSTQILLNLEKGEFNPQEAWFIEDDEGQEYVVMPQNILKHIIGIIRTAHEEKLYLELSRDISQNIPIDFDDVMAVALENIESKRLPDGSLPKINTKSLVKTIKKQYPNLFLTLPERFLSKGMR; this is encoded by the coding sequence ATGGCTACTAGCTCAAAGCAACTAAACGCAGCGCAGATTTTCCACTCCAATAATCTTGCTAAAGCAAGCAAAATCTCTAGCACGCAGATATTGCTTAATTTAGAAAAAGGTGAGTTTAATCCGCAAGAAGCGTGGTTTATCGAAGATGATGAGGGGCAAGAATATGTCGTAATGCCGCAAAATATCTTAAAGCATATTATCGGCATTATCCGCACCGCCCACGAAGAAAAGCTCTACCTAGAGCTATCCCGCGATATTAGTCAAAATATCCCCATAGATTTTGATGATGTGATGGCAGTAGCCCTAGAAAATATCGAGTCCAAACGCCTGCCCGATGGCTCTCTGCCTAAAATCAACACCAAATCCCTAGTAAAGACGATCAAAAAGCAGTATCCAAATCTTTTCCTAACACTGCCAGAGCGATTTCTCTCAAAAGGTATGCGATGA
- a CDS encoding TonB-dependent receptor, whose protein sequence is MTHKATLATALVASIATQVSATAQEPQTPQETKSLQPVTTIAAKIPTPIEQAPGNTSIINKHDIAIRPNYRFTDTLRGHEGVLQPKGRGMETFDGAMIRGINNGALLMVDGVILNDINNNTKMLTTMRAHDLERVEITRGASSALYGSGALSGAINFITAMPDSLSVYGSLGYGNPFSQNGAPENLTNWYLSVGDSFFDKSLRVKATYGGSFSSGYAADNAWVNASGDNGIGGLSGSVPSHKTDGTPIVLVGDMGRQRYATHDAKIKAQADIGSSGVLDAWVQYSSYNYIHHRQQSFLRDENGNVAWGNATSPNSTQGSAPYAFVGGMGNEIYNQVISALSYTHYFGSNEWRTSLNHTYGNDIWAGPSGGASPFGGAGSKQDHHYNTLNVESTFTLRLSQAHSLLFGVQERYSGYKQNAYNLSDWRDFASSTALSKTITGTHNFLGVFVHYQAAWSKYFSTGLSGRWDLWQGFNYTDTTKPNAPNATHNQFSPKLSLNFTPFSSDYATTIIKASGGSSFRAPTFNQKFRDYIRNDGVQTSGNPHLKPEELYSYDIGLEQSLYPESTFAAQLKLYYFDSFFTNAITTIGKNLENAQKARINGIELSYRQKLFGYGGLFASYTLYNAKLTQDLISGSQVIAAGNRLPGVPEHSGYVQLYYDDGRLFGSLSCEMASKRYKDLDNASQKVWGVYSSSDAYYLLDMRLGYRFQHLELSANFTNLLDYQYYAYYRAPGRAFYLEVASRF, encoded by the coding sequence ATGACACATAAAGCGACCCTAGCCACCGCGCTTGTAGCAAGCATAGCTACGCAAGTTTCAGCCACCGCGCAAGAGCCACAAACCCCCCAAGAGACAAAGAGCTTGCAGCCTGTTACTACAATCGCTGCCAAAATCCCCACACCCATAGAGCAAGCCCCAGGTAATACCAGCATAATCAACAAGCACGATATTGCTATCCGCCCTAATTATCGCTTCACCGATACACTGCGCGGACACGAGGGCGTGCTTCAGCCTAAGGGCAGGGGTATGGAGACCTTTGATGGCGCGATGATTCGCGGGATCAATAATGGTGCGCTGCTAATGGTAGATGGCGTGATTTTAAACGACATCAACAACAACACCAAAATGCTCACCACAATGCGCGCACACGACTTGGAGCGCGTAGAAATCACGCGTGGGGCTAGCTCGGCTCTGTATGGTTCAGGCGCGCTTAGTGGGGCTATCAATTTCATCACTGCTATGCCTGATTCGCTCTCTGTGTATGGCAGCCTAGGCTATGGGAATCCATTTAGCCAAAATGGCGCACCAGAGAATTTAACAAACTGGTATCTAAGCGTGGGGGATAGCTTCTTTGATAAATCCTTGCGCGTGAAAGCCACTTATGGTGGGAGCTTTTCTAGCGGCTATGCTGCGGATAATGCGTGGGTCAATGCTAGTGGCGATAATGGCATAGGCGGCTTAAGCGGTAGCGTGCCATCGCACAAAACCGATGGCACACCGATTGTGCTTGTGGGGGATATGGGACGCCAGCGATATGCCACACACGATGCAAAAATCAAAGCCCAAGCAGATATTGGGAGTAGTGGCGTGCTAGATGCGTGGGTGCAATACTCTAGCTACAACTATATCCACCACCGCCAGCAAAGCTTCCTGCGCGATGAAAATGGCAATGTCGCGTGGGGTAATGCCACAAGCCCAAACAGCACACAAGGCAGCGCACCTTATGCGTTTGTCGGCGGTATGGGCAATGAAATCTACAACCAAGTCATCTCCGCACTAAGCTATACACACTACTTTGGTAGCAATGAGTGGCGCACAAGCCTAAATCACACTTATGGCAATGATATTTGGGCTGGTCCTAGCGGCGGGGCTTCGCCCTTTGGCGGAGCTGGGAGCAAGCAAGATCACCACTACAACACACTCAATGTTGAAAGCACTTTTACCCTGCGTTTGTCCCAAGCCCATAGCCTGCTCTTTGGCGTGCAGGAGCGATATAGCGGCTATAAGCAAAATGCCTATAATCTTAGCGATTGGCGCGATTTTGCCTCTAGCACCGCACTTAGCAAGACAATCACCGGGACGCATAATTTCCTAGGCGTGTTTGTGCATTATCAAGCTGCGTGGAGCAAATATTTTAGCACCGGGCTTAGCGGGCGGTGGGATTTATGGCAGGGCTTTAACTACACAGACACCACCAAACCCAATGCCCCAAATGCTACGCATAATCAATTCTCCCCAAAGCTTTCGCTAAATTTCACGCCCTTTTCTAGCGACTATGCCACGACAATCATCAAGGCTTCAGGGGGTAGCTCATTTCGCGCCCCTACTTTCAACCAAAAATTCCGCGACTATATCCGCAACGATGGCGTCCAGACTTCGGGCAATCCACACCTAAAGCCAGAAGAGCTCTATAGCTATGATATAGGGCTAGAGCAGTCCTTATACCCAGAATCCACTTTTGCCGCGCAACTCAAGCTCTACTACTTTGATAGCTTTTTCACCAATGCCATAACCACCATCGGCAAAAATTTAGAAAACGCCCAAAAAGCCCGCATAAACGGCATAGAGCTATCATATAGGCAAAAGCTCTTTGGCTATGGGGGGCTGTTTGCTAGCTATACGCTCTACAATGCCAAACTTACCCAAGATCTCATATCAGGCAGCCAAGTAATAGCAGCGGGCAATCGCCTACCCGGAGTCCCAGAGCATTCAGGCTATGTGCAGCTCTACTATGATGATGGCAGGCTCTTTGGATCGCTTTCTTGTGAGATGGCAAGCAAGCGGTATAAAGACTTAGATAATGCAAGCCAAAAGGTGTGGGGCGTGTATTCTAGCAGTGATGCTTACTATTTGCTTGATATGCGGCTAGGGTATAGATTCCAGCACCTTGAGCTAAGTGCTAATTTTACTAACTTGCTTGACTACCAATATTATGCCTACTACCGCGCCCCGGGCAGGGCATTTTACCTAGAAGTAGCAAGTAGATTCTAG